A single genomic interval of Bacillus sp. es.036 harbors:
- a CDS encoding ABC transporter ATP-binding protein, with translation MSSQEKLLEIKNLKQHFKVGKSTVKAVDGLTFDIYKGETFGLVGESGCGKSTTGRTIIRLYDATDGEVRFNGEDVHGKKSAKELKKFNQKMQMIFQDPYASLNPRMTVSDIIAEGIDIHGLATSKKARMDKVVELLETVGLNKEHANRYPHEFSGGQRQRIGIARALAVDPEFIIADEPISALDVSIQAQVVNLMKKLQREKGLTYLFIAHDLSMVKYISDRIGVMYRGQIVELAESEELYRNPLHPYTQSLLSAIPLPDPEYERSRKRKIYDPEKHLPKNGEERVLREVVEGHWIACTEEEYQKYQVTV, from the coding sequence ATGTCTAGTCAAGAGAAACTATTAGAAATCAAAAATTTGAAGCAGCATTTTAAAGTAGGTAAAAGCACTGTAAAAGCTGTTGATGGTTTAACATTTGATATTTATAAAGGTGAGACGTTCGGCCTTGTAGGTGAGTCTGGTTGTGGGAAATCGACAACTGGACGAACGATTATTCGCCTCTACGATGCAACAGATGGTGAAGTTCGTTTTAATGGTGAAGATGTTCATGGAAAGAAGTCTGCAAAAGAGCTTAAGAAATTTAATCAAAAAATGCAGATGATTTTCCAGGATCCTTATGCTTCATTAAATCCGAGAATGACCGTTTCTGATATTATTGCTGAAGGCATTGATATCCACGGTCTTGCAACGTCTAAGAAAGCTCGTATGGACAAAGTGGTTGAGCTTCTTGAAACAGTAGGATTGAACAAAGAGCATGCGAACCGCTACCCCCACGAATTTAGTGGTGGACAAAGACAGCGTATCGGAATCGCTCGCGCCCTTGCTGTAGATCCGGAGTTTATCATTGCTGATGAGCCAATTTCTGCACTGGATGTTTCGATTCAAGCACAGGTCGTTAACTTGATGAAGAAGCTCCAGCGTGAAAAAGGCTTAACGTATTTGTTTATTGCGCATGACCTTTCGATGGTGAAATACATCAGTGACCGGATTGGTGTTATGTATCGTGGTCAAATTGTTGAGCTTGCTGAAAGTGAAGAGCTTTACCGTAACCCGCTGCATCCCTATACGCAGTCGCTACTTTCTGCGATTCCACTTCCGGATCCAGAATATGAGCGTTCAAGAAAGCGTAAAATTTATGATCCTGAAAAGCACCTTCCTAAAAATGGGGAAGAGCGTGTCCTTCGTGAAGTAGTGGAAGGCCACTGGATTGCTTGTACAGAAGAAGAGTACCAAAAGTATCAAGTAACGGTTTAA
- a CDS encoding putative glycoside hydrolase: MRIFKLGLKSLLASFLLFSVFGQPVFAEDGRSATNLKGFELENKELTLPDRLPRFVYDSGLDFKYPDAVRGIYVTGNSAGGSRFSKLTEFVNSTDLNAMVIDIKDDFGNLTYEPKKDSPLAEYEIGKPYMKDPRSVLEEMEKNDIYPIARVVVFKDTVLAEARPELSYKEGGSVWKNGRGEAFVNPFKEEVWDYNVEIAIEAAKMGFKEIQFDYVRFPEGFETREDTLEYSMGKYADMDMDNVQKRVQAVTDFVEYANAKLEQYDVDVSVDIFGYSATIPEAPGIGQNFSKISSNVDVISSMIYPSHWGSYFGIAKPDLEPYNLVNEYAKVENAVLGKLEEAPTSRPWIQDFTASYLGSGNYLNYGKAEVEAQIKALNDNGINEFLLWDASNSYTKNVDYTP, translated from the coding sequence GTGCGTATTTTTAAACTTGGGTTGAAAAGCCTGCTCGCGTCATTTTTGCTATTTTCTGTGTTCGGACAACCTGTATTTGCAGAAGATGGACGATCCGCGACAAATCTTAAAGGTTTTGAATTAGAAAACAAAGAATTAACACTTCCAGATCGTCTTCCAAGATTTGTATATGATTCTGGACTGGATTTTAAGTATCCAGATGCAGTACGAGGTATTTATGTAACGGGAAATTCAGCTGGGGGAAGTCGTTTTAGTAAGCTCACGGAGTTCGTGAATTCAACAGATCTAAATGCAATGGTCATCGATATTAAAGATGATTTTGGAAACCTTACATATGAACCAAAGAAGGACTCGCCATTGGCAGAGTACGAGATTGGGAAACCTTATATGAAAGATCCTCGTAGCGTATTAGAAGAAATGGAGAAAAACGATATTTATCCAATTGCGAGAGTAGTTGTTTTTAAGGATACTGTTCTTGCGGAAGCGAGACCAGAACTTTCCTATAAAGAGGGCGGTTCTGTTTGGAAAAATGGACGCGGAGAAGCGTTTGTTAATCCATTTAAAGAAGAAGTGTGGGATTATAACGTGGAAATTGCGATTGAAGCAGCTAAAATGGGCTTCAAAGAAATCCAATTCGACTACGTTCGTTTCCCAGAAGGATTTGAAACACGCGAAGACACATTAGAGTATTCGATGGGCAAGTATGCCGATATGGATATGGACAATGTCCAAAAACGAGTTCAAGCTGTCACTGATTTTGTGGAGTATGCTAATGCTAAGCTTGAACAATATGATGTGGATGTATCGGTTGATATTTTTGGCTACTCAGCGACGATTCCTGAAGCACCGGGAATTGGACAAAACTTCTCTAAAATTTCAAGTAATGTTGATGTGATTTCGTCCATGATCTACCCAAGTCATTGGGGATCTTACTTTGGCATCGCTAAGCCGGATCTTGAGCCATACAACTTAGTGAACGAATATGCGAAGGTAGAAAACGCAGTGTTAGGTAAGCTTGAAGAAGCACCTACAAGTCGTCCTTGGATTCAGGATTTCACTGCAAGCTATCTTGGTAGCGGAAATTATTTAAACTATGGTAAAGCGGAAGTTGAAGCGCAAATCAAAGCTTTAAATGACAACGGCATTAATGAATTCCTACTATGGGATGCGAGTAATAGTTATACAAAAAACGTCGATTATACACCATGA
- the opp3C gene encoding oligopeptide ABC transporter permease has protein sequence MKQEKLHDISDDMFQPAKIDSSENEQIARESTGFWKDAWRRLKKNPGAITGLIIIVAIILLAIFGPGMNEHSYSEQELTRAKLPAKVPVLENVDFLGVNGVDIRGTDQYEAKGYEDEYFWFGTDEFGRDQWTRVWQGTRISLFIAAAAAFIDFVIGVAYGGISAYYGGRVDNYLQRIIEVLVGIPNLILIILFILIFEPGIFSIILALSVTGWIGMSRIVRGQVLKLKTQEFVLASRTLGATSGRVIGKHLIPNVLGQIIITTMFTIPSAIFFEAFLSFIGLGLRPPEASLGSIINNGFKSLQIYPHLVLWPSIIISLIMIAFNLLGDGLRDAFDPKLRK, from the coding sequence ATGAAACAAGAAAAGCTACACGACATCTCAGACGACATGTTTCAACCCGCTAAAATTGATTCTTCTGAAAATGAACAAATAGCACGTGAAAGCACAGGGTTTTGGAAAGATGCGTGGAGAAGACTAAAAAAGAATCCAGGGGCTATTACTGGACTGATTATCATCGTTGCGATTATTTTACTTGCGATTTTTGGGCCGGGAATGAATGAACACTCATATTCGGAACAAGAATTAACGCGTGCCAAGCTCCCAGCAAAAGTTCCTGTTTTGGAAAATGTTGATTTCCTCGGTGTAAATGGGGTCGATATTCGTGGAACGGATCAGTACGAAGCAAAAGGTTATGAAGACGAATACTTCTGGTTTGGTACCGATGAGTTCGGTCGAGACCAGTGGACGCGTGTATGGCAAGGAACGCGTATTTCTCTCTTTATCGCAGCAGCAGCAGCGTTTATTGATTTTGTAATTGGAGTAGCTTACGGTGGTATTTCCGCCTATTACGGTGGACGAGTGGATAATTATCTCCAGCGTATTATTGAAGTGCTAGTTGGTATTCCAAACTTAATTTTGATTATTCTCTTTATTTTAATATTTGAACCAGGTATATTCTCGATCATTTTGGCCTTATCAGTCACCGGCTGGATAGGGATGTCGCGGATAGTTCGAGGACAAGTTTTAAAACTTAAAACACAAGAGTTTGTATTGGCTTCTCGTACTTTAGGAGCTACAAGCGGACGAGTAATTGGGAAGCACTTAATTCCAAACGTGTTAGGACAAATTATTATTACAACGATGTTTACCATTCCGAGTGCAATATTCTTCGAGGCGTTCCTAAGCTTTATCGGTCTTGGACTACGCCCACCAGAGGCTTCACTAGGATCCATTATCAACAACGGATTTAAGAGTCTACAAATTTATCCGCATCTTGTGCTATGGCCATCTATTATCATTTCATTGATTATGATTGCCTTTAACCTTCTTGGTGACGGCCTTAGAGATGCATTTGATCCAAAGCTACGTAAATAG
- a CDS encoding GNAT family N-acetyltransferase, with protein sequence MNWYEKLKQYFPIEEMKSKEHMDLLLEEKGDIYNKDEGPHHVLMYADLPDFIFVDYIFVSRDARGQGLGKKLIEQLKEKQKPIILEVEPVDYEETDTEKRQRFYLREGFKHAKSIGYRRRSLATNEINEMEILYWSPSEAGEKEVYEAMKHTYQEIHTYKDKQLYGESYQPVEEVLSLKEEKELIEE encoded by the coding sequence ATGAACTGGTATGAGAAGCTGAAGCAATATTTCCCCATTGAAGAGATGAAATCAAAAGAGCATATGGACTTGCTATTGGAAGAAAAGGGTGACATTTACAATAAGGACGAGGGACCGCACCATGTTCTAATGTATGCCGATCTTCCTGATTTCATATTCGTGGACTATATTTTCGTTTCCAGGGATGCCAGAGGTCAGGGGCTAGGAAAGAAATTAATTGAACAATTGAAAGAAAAGCAAAAACCAATTATCCTTGAAGTTGAGCCAGTTGATTATGAAGAAACAGATACGGAAAAAAGACAGCGCTTTTATCTTCGAGAAGGTTTTAAACATGCGAAGTCAATTGGCTATCGTAGAAGATCTCTTGCTACTAACGAAATTAATGAAATGGAGATCTTATACTGGTCACCGAGTGAAGCTGGTGAGAAAGAAGTATACGAAGCAATGAAACATACGTATCAAGAGATTCACACCTATAAGGATAAACAGCTTTATGGTGAATCGTATCAGCCGGTAGAAGAAGTGCTGAGCCTTAAAGAAGAGAAGGAACTTATCGAAGAATAA
- a CDS encoding ABC transporter ATP-binding protein: protein MEKILEVNNLHVSFDTFAGEVQAVRGVNFHLNKGETLAIVGESGSGKSVTSKAVMRLIPNPPGRIKEGEIKFGDRDLAQLSEKEMQKLRGSEISMIFQDPMTSLNPTMTIGKQIMEGLVKHQNMSKSEAKERAIELLKLVGIPNAEGRVNEFPHQFSGGMRQRVVIAIALACNPRVLIADEPTTALDVTIQAQILELLNDLQEKMGTSIIFITHDLGVVANIADRVAVMYAGKIVETGTVDEIFYNPQHPYTWGLLGSMPSLDSTDEELIAIPGSPPDLLDPPKGDAFAPRNPYAMKIDTEMEPPLFKISDTHYAATWLLHEKAPKVEPPAAIKKRMQGMAPSEPIIGAKDGGKNV from the coding sequence ATGGAAAAGATTCTAGAAGTGAACAATTTGCACGTCTCCTTTGATACGTTTGCTGGAGAGGTACAGGCAGTTCGTGGAGTAAACTTCCATTTAAATAAAGGTGAAACATTAGCAATTGTAGGAGAGTCAGGGTCAGGTAAATCCGTTACATCAAAAGCAGTTATGCGCTTGATTCCAAACCCTCCTGGACGTATTAAAGAAGGTGAGATCAAGTTCGGTGATCGTGATCTTGCTCAGCTGTCCGAAAAGGAAATGCAAAAACTTCGCGGATCTGAAATCTCAATGATTTTCCAGGATCCAATGACATCATTGAACCCAACCATGACAATTGGAAAACAAATCATGGAAGGGTTAGTAAAGCATCAAAACATGAGTAAGTCTGAAGCGAAAGAACGTGCGATCGAGCTTTTGAAACTTGTTGGTATTCCAAATGCAGAGGGAAGAGTGAATGAATTTCCTCACCAATTCTCTGGTGGTATGAGACAGCGTGTTGTTATCGCAATTGCCCTAGCGTGTAATCCACGTGTTCTTATTGCGGATGAGCCAACTACAGCACTTGATGTAACGATTCAGGCACAAATTCTTGAACTATTAAATGACCTTCAAGAAAAAATGGGTACGTCGATTATCTTTATTACGCACGACCTTGGGGTTGTAGCAAATATTGCAGATCGTGTAGCTGTTATGTATGCAGGTAAAATTGTTGAAACAGGAACTGTTGATGAAATCTTCTACAACCCTCAACATCCTTACACTTGGGGACTTCTTGGTTCCATGCCAAGTCTTGATTCAACGGATGAAGAGCTAATTGCGATTCCAGGTTCACCTCCAGATCTTCTTGATCCGCCTAAAGGTGACGCATTTGCACCACGTAATCCTTATGCGATGAAGATTGACACGGAGATGGAACCACCTTTATTCAAGATTTCAGATACGCACTATGCAGCTACATGGCTATTGCACGAAAAGGCACCTAAAGTAGAACCGCCTGCAGCGATTAAAAAGCGGATGCAGGGAATGGCTCCAAGCGAGCCGATCATTGGCGCGAAAGATGGTGGGAAGAATGTCTAG
- a CDS encoding efflux RND transporter permease subunit, giving the protein MNIAKLSVFRPIAMGMVIIFILIIGTVSLRNMPVDLFPDLTFPVAAVTVTYEGAGPEEVENLLASPLENVMGTLPNVESISSVSQNGGALILVSFEWGTDMDFATLNMREQIDAVRDTLPSEVPIPKVLRFNPSDIPIMQLGVAGSEEDLTAVKKVIEDQIKPSLDSVPGVAAVTIEGQLEKEIRLTADPDKLSQYGVTLTNLQQLIGSENLNLPSGSIETENKNLPLRVTGEFKSVDDLKNLSVPTENGTVKLNQLVEIEEMMKPAVQESFLNGEPAIGFSIQKQSGANTVQVVKQVNEKLEEIQPSLPENMEIKTVFDQAKFINQSIRAVVWNIIIGSLLAAAVLYLFLRNIRSTLIIGLSIPISIVGAFILMYFSGQTINLLTLGGLALGVGMMVDNSIVILENIYRLRQEGKSLKEAAVEGTKEVGSAIIASTLTTVVVFLPIVFVTGLAAQLFKPLALAVTFSLLASLFTALIIVPLLSSLLMNRNESKSIFQLKFDRLNNWYRRILDKTLSHPKKTVGFTVLLLAISAAGTPFIGTEFLPAQDQSFVNISANLPAGSSLDATENVTEEIDNVLNSIPEVDLSYLTAGGSDNFSIGAGSQTNRATYSVLLVPIDEREQSDLEVAEDIRMKLKDIPNADISVSASDSGFSADPISINIIGSDLDVLKELSDDVMESISEVDGVREPTSSIESNNPEVQILIDREKAASYGIGSSQISTAISNATKGLVASNLARDGNQLDIRLAVEDKYTDSLDSLSSLLIETQTGEKVPLSAVAEIERGLGPSEITRTDRLRQVEITASLLGRDLGTVTDEIREKLVKDVPLPGNSYKITFGGQDEQMNDAFFKLSGALALAIVLVYMVMAGQFESFLYPFIIMFSVPLTAIGIIFGLLISFQPLGVGSLVGMLILTGIVVNNAIVLVDYINKLRETGMNTREAILEAGPIRLRPILMTALTTILGLVPLSLGFGEGTEIQQPMAIVIVFGLSVATFITLVFIPVVYYLIDLRRQKRLEKKMEMNQ; this is encoded by the coding sequence ATGAATATTGCTAAGCTTTCCGTGTTTCGCCCCATTGCCATGGGGATGGTCATTATTTTCATTCTCATCATCGGAACCGTTTCACTTCGAAACATGCCGGTCGACCTTTTCCCAGATTTAACGTTTCCTGTTGCTGCGGTAACCGTTACTTATGAAGGCGCTGGACCTGAAGAGGTTGAGAATCTACTCGCCTCCCCTCTTGAAAATGTCATGGGGACTCTTCCAAATGTCGAAAGCATTTCTTCCGTCTCACAAAATGGCGGAGCGTTAATCCTCGTTTCTTTTGAGTGGGGTACCGACATGGATTTTGCGACACTTAATATGCGGGAACAAATTGATGCCGTGAGAGATACTCTTCCATCTGAAGTTCCAATCCCAAAAGTATTGCGATTTAATCCAAGTGATATCCCCATTATGCAGCTTGGTGTTGCCGGCTCAGAAGAAGACCTTACCGCTGTTAAAAAAGTGATTGAAGATCAAATTAAGCCATCACTTGACTCCGTCCCTGGAGTTGCTGCCGTTACCATTGAAGGACAGCTTGAAAAAGAAATACGACTAACAGCTGATCCCGATAAACTTAGTCAATATGGGGTTACACTAACAAATTTACAGCAGCTCATTGGCTCAGAAAATCTTAACCTACCGAGCGGGTCCATCGAAACCGAAAATAAGAACTTACCGCTTCGTGTGACTGGTGAGTTTAAATCTGTAGATGACTTAAAGAATCTATCCGTTCCAACAGAAAACGGTACGGTAAAGCTCAATCAGCTCGTTGAAATTGAAGAGATGATGAAGCCTGCTGTTCAAGAAAGTTTCCTAAACGGTGAACCAGCGATTGGCTTTTCAATTCAAAAGCAATCAGGTGCAAATACGGTTCAAGTCGTGAAACAGGTTAATGAAAAGCTTGAAGAAATACAGCCTTCTCTTCCAGAAAATATGGAAATTAAAACGGTGTTTGATCAAGCTAAATTTATTAATCAATCCATTCGTGCAGTTGTATGGAACATTATCATAGGAAGCCTTTTAGCAGCTGCAGTGCTTTATCTGTTTTTACGAAACATTCGCAGCACGCTGATTATTGGTCTGTCCATTCCAATCTCGATCGTAGGGGCATTTATTTTAATGTACTTTTCCGGCCAAACCATTAATCTTCTTACATTGGGAGGCCTGGCGCTAGGCGTTGGTATGATGGTCGATAACTCGATCGTTATTCTCGAGAATATCTACCGGTTAAGACAAGAAGGAAAATCACTGAAAGAAGCAGCTGTAGAAGGAACAAAAGAAGTAGGTAGCGCCATTATTGCGTCTACACTCACAACCGTTGTTGTGTTCTTGCCAATCGTGTTCGTTACTGGTCTTGCCGCTCAGCTCTTTAAACCACTGGCGCTTGCTGTAACATTTTCTTTATTGGCGTCGCTGTTTACAGCTCTGATTATTGTACCTTTGCTTTCTTCACTATTAATGAATCGAAATGAATCAAAATCCATTTTCCAACTAAAATTCGATCGCCTGAACAATTGGTACAGACGGATATTAGATAAAACCTTATCTCATCCTAAAAAGACGGTTGGTTTTACCGTCTTACTATTAGCCATTTCTGCAGCAGGAACCCCTTTTATTGGCACGGAGTTTCTGCCTGCACAGGACCAAAGCTTCGTAAACATATCAGCTAATCTGCCTGCGGGAAGTTCTTTAGATGCAACCGAGAACGTTACTGAGGAAATTGACAATGTGTTAAATTCGATTCCTGAAGTTGACCTTTCTTATTTAACGGCAGGTGGTTCTGACAATTTTAGCATTGGTGCAGGAAGCCAGACGAATCGAGCTACTTATAGCGTACTGCTCGTACCTATTGATGAGCGTGAGCAGTCCGATTTAGAAGTAGCAGAGGATATACGAATGAAACTCAAAGATATTCCAAATGCTGATATATCTGTTTCTGCAAGTGACTCTGGATTTAGTGCTGATCCGATTTCGATTAATATTATTGGATCAGACCTTGATGTTCTTAAAGAGCTATCAGATGATGTGATGGAAAGCATTTCAGAGGTTGATGGCGTAAGAGAACCAACTTCTAGTATTGAATCCAACAATCCTGAAGTTCAAATCCTAATTGATCGCGAGAAAGCAGCTAGTTATGGAATAGGAAGTTCTCAAATTTCAACCGCTATTTCAAATGCAACGAAGGGGCTTGTTGCGAGTAATCTTGCTCGAGACGGAAACCAACTGGACATTCGCCTTGCAGTCGAAGATAAATATACAGATTCACTAGATTCACTCTCGAGTCTGCTTATCGAAACACAAACCGGTGAAAAAGTTCCTCTTTCCGCTGTAGCTGAAATTGAGCGAGGATTAGGTCCTTCGGAGATTACACGTACTGATCGACTAAGGCAAGTTGAAATTACAGCCAGTTTGTTAGGCAGAGACCTTGGAACAGTAACCGACGAAATTCGTGAGAAGCTTGTTAAAGACGTTCCGCTACCAGGTAATTCTTATAAAATCACGTTTGGTGGTCAAGATGAACAAATGAATGATGCTTTTTTTAAATTATCTGGAGCACTTGCGCTTGCTATCGTTTTGGTCTATATGGTAATGGCCGGACAATTTGAATCCTTTCTCTATCCGTTTATTATCATGTTCTCTGTTCCACTAACGGCCATCGGTATTATTTTTGGGCTGCTCATATCCTTCCAACCTCTCGGCGTAGGTTCGCTCGTCGGCATGCTTATCTTAACTGGGATCGTTGTAAATAACGCGATAGTCCTTGTTGATTATATTAATAAGCTACGTGAGACAGGAATGAACACGCGAGAAGCGATTTTAGAAGCTGGACCTATTCGTTTAAGACCAATCCTCATGACGGCCTTAACAACGATCCTTGGCCTTGTACCACTATCGCTTGGATTTGGAGAAGGAACTGAAATTCAACAGCCTATGGCGATTGTCATTGTATTTGGGCTAAGCGTTGCCACTTTTATTACGCTAGTCTTTATTCCAGTAGTGTATTACCTAATTGATCTTCGTCGCCAAAAACGGCTAGAAAAGAAAATGGAAATGAATCAATAG
- a CDS encoding efflux RND transporter periplasmic adaptor subunit produces the protein MKKAVFLASMLVFASACTTEEITNQETANEPIPVEVASVDQKDISNDLELSGQATPGVTIPLAAPSPLKVTEINVTVGSTVEKGDLIAALDDSTARENVTQLTNAVNELEKAVNQAKELSGQAEKSAQELKDLQSELNHSLERSKELLSELDSEEVTAADVLKESLEVTIKQAQLSQAAAQVPSMSAGNVTQLETQLSETKASLNQAQDVLNATTIESPINGIVSQINAEENAAAVPSTPLAVVVNLNPIKATFQVNSFQISQLKKDQDVAITFDGVDGTFDGKLKAIPPTANEQTGSFLIEIPLENKDLKIKGGMKATATIQTDLIENAIVVPKESIIYGEEETFVYVPQGKKVKQVNVELGAETDKTIQITSGLSKGDQVITEGKDRLNEASEIQVQK, from the coding sequence ATGAAAAAGGCTGTTTTCCTTGCTAGTATGCTTGTCTTTGCAAGCGCTTGTACAACAGAAGAGATTACAAATCAAGAAACTGCAAATGAACCAATACCGGTAGAAGTAGCATCGGTTGATCAAAAAGATATTTCAAATGATCTTGAATTATCCGGTCAAGCTACCCCTGGAGTAACCATCCCTCTTGCTGCACCTTCTCCACTTAAAGTGACGGAGATAAACGTGACGGTTGGAAGCACAGTCGAAAAGGGAGATTTAATTGCTGCTCTAGATGATTCAACTGCAAGAGAAAATGTCACTCAACTAACTAATGCAGTGAACGAACTCGAGAAGGCTGTTAATCAAGCCAAGGAGCTTTCTGGACAAGCTGAGAAAAGTGCTCAGGAACTGAAAGATCTTCAATCAGAATTAAATCATTCTCTCGAGCGCTCTAAAGAGCTTCTAAGTGAATTGGATTCTGAAGAAGTAACAGCAGCAGATGTTTTAAAAGAAAGTCTTGAAGTGACAATCAAGCAAGCACAGCTATCACAAGCAGCTGCACAGGTACCTTCAATGTCTGCGGGTAATGTCACACAATTAGAAACACAGCTATCCGAAACAAAAGCAAGTTTGAATCAAGCACAGGATGTCTTAAATGCGACAACAATTGAATCACCTATTAATGGCATTGTTTCTCAGATTAATGCCGAAGAAAATGCAGCGGCCGTTCCAAGTACGCCTCTTGCAGTCGTCGTTAATTTAAATCCAATCAAAGCAACATTTCAGGTGAATAGCTTTCAAATATCGCAATTAAAAAAGGATCAAGATGTAGCGATTACATTCGACGGAGTTGACGGTACATTTGATGGAAAATTAAAAGCCATCCCACCAACCGCTAATGAACAAACGGGCTCGTTTCTAATCGAAATTCCTCTTGAGAATAAAGATTTAAAAATTAAAGGCGGCATGAAAGCTACTGCTACCATTCAGACTGACCTAATTGAGAATGCCATCGTTGTGCCAAAAGAATCAATCATCTATGGTGAAGAAGAAACATTTGTGTACGTTCCTCAAGGGAAGAAAGTAAAACAAGTCAATGTTGAACTTGGTGCAGAAACTGATAAAACCATCCAGATTACAAGCGGCCTTTCAAAAGGTGACCAAGTGATTACAGAAGGAAAAGACCGCTTAAATGAGGCATCCGAAATCCAGGTACAGAAGTGA
- a CDS encoding HD domain-containing protein, with translation MRNVTLSDIFQLPFARKYLKRAGLAHAITVAKHAYHFANKHEVNPDLATKAALLHDIGHYTWYRNGQWDYNLYKQNDIHAIKGAERAHKMLIRLGENPVSAKEIAVAILFHTDSYFMGTVNRNALQEVVAMADEADEEPGGKHHYKVMSEEEARAELNALDDLVESSLNNQNEWQQSV, from the coding sequence ATGAGAAACGTCACCTTATCAGATATTTTCCAACTTCCATTTGCACGAAAATACCTAAAACGCGCTGGACTGGCTCATGCGATTACCGTGGCCAAACACGCTTATCATTTTGCAAATAAGCATGAGGTTAATCCCGATCTTGCGACAAAAGCAGCTTTACTTCACGATATTGGTCACTATACATGGTACCGCAATGGACAATGGGACTATAATTTATATAAACAAAATGACATTCATGCGATTAAGGGAGCTGAGCGAGCACACAAAATGCTTATTCGCCTCGGTGAAAATCCTGTATCAGCTAAAGAAATTGCCGTCGCCATTCTTTTTCATACAGATTCGTACTTTATGGGTACCGTTAACCGCAATGCTTTGCAAGAAGTCGTCGCTATGGCTGATGAAGCTGACGAAGAGCCCGGTGGCAAACACCACTACAAAGTGATGTCTGAAGAGGAAGCAAGAGCTGAACTTAATGCATTGGATGACTTAGTTGAAAGTAGTTTAAACAATCAAAATGAGTGGCAACAAAGTGTATAG
- the opp3b gene encoding oligopeptide ABC transporter permease — protein MGRYIGGRIISMLITFLIIASLTFFLMKLLPGTPFNNQDKLTETQIVQLNDKYGLNDPIPVQYFNYMKNLLSGDLGVSFQQDGREVSTIIGERIGPSAYLGLQSLVVGTIIGLFLGIIAALKHNSFLDYGTMVIAVLGISIPNFVIAGLMQYWFGVKWQLLPVAYWDGFAYTIMPTIAIASIVVATIARFMRTEMLEVLGQDYIITAKAKGLSSTAVVIRHTIRNASIPIITIMGPLVVGLMTGTLVIEQIFVIPGLGEKFVNSILTNDFPIIMGTTLFFSILFIVVILLVDIMYGIIDPRIRLAGGKS, from the coding sequence GTGGGACGTTATATTGGCGGAAGAATCATATCAATGTTGATTACCTTCCTAATTATTGCTTCGCTAACATTTTTTCTAATGAAGCTTCTCCCTGGTACACCGTTTAATAACCAGGATAAGCTAACAGAAACACAAATTGTTCAATTGAATGATAAATACGGTTTGAACGATCCAATTCCAGTACAGTACTTCAATTATATGAAGAACTTATTATCTGGTGACCTCGGTGTTTCCTTCCAGCAGGATGGCCGTGAAGTATCAACAATTATCGGTGAGCGTATTGGACCATCTGCTTACCTTGGATTACAGTCCTTAGTAGTTGGAACGATTATTGGTCTTTTCCTTGGAATCATTGCAGCATTAAAACACAATTCATTCCTTGATTATGGAACAATGGTGATTGCCGTTCTAGGTATTTCCATTCCAAACTTCGTTATCGCTGGCCTTATGCAATACTGGTTTGGCGTAAAGTGGCAGCTTTTACCAGTAGCTTACTGGGATGGCTTCGCCTATACGATCATGCCAACGATTGCAATAGCTTCGATTGTTGTGGCAACTATAGCTCGTTTTATGAGAACGGAAATGTTAGAAGTTCTTGGACAGGACTATATTATAACAGCGAAGGCAAAAGGCTTAAGTAGCACAGCGGTTGTTATTAGACATACAATCCGTAATGCTTCTATACCTATCATTACCATTATGGGACCACTGGTTGTAGGTCTAATGACAGGTACTCTCGTAATTGAGCAAATTTTTGTTATTCCAGGACTTGGTGAAAAATTCGTTAACTCGATTTTAACAAACGATTTCCCAATTATTATGGGTACAACGCTTTTCTTCAGTATATTATTTATTGTTGTTATCTTATTGGTAGATATTATGTATGGTATTATTGATCCTCGAATTCGTCTAGCGGGAGGTAAGAGTTAA